One window from the genome of Saccharomyces mikatae IFO 1815 strain IFO1815 genome assembly, chromosome: 6 encodes:
- the SVS1 gene encoding Svs1p (similar to Saccharomyces cerevisiae SRL1 (YOR247W) and SVS1 (YPL163C); ancestral locus Anc_8.687): MIFKVLCSLLLVTSTFASALYTNKTTSYTPYTKTLSPTYSVSPQETTLTYSDETTTFYVTSTVYSTYWFTPSPSAIITSSPTTSPATLTTSTNEYTTTYSDTDTTYTSTLTSTYIITLSAESANEKAEKVTTSVTEIASTITESGSTYTSTLTSTYIITLSGESANEKAEKVTTSVTEIASTVTESGSTYTSTITSTLLVTVHNSYTSVTTATSVDRNADSNVDALEKLVSAEKQSQAFKSTSTNEDYCSAATKYVTVTAAPSTQLVTTTAEPIVKYITVTADAGNITGSTNNGTHI; this comes from the coding sequence ATGATTTTCAAAGTATTGTGTAGTTTATTACTGGTGACTTCCACCTTCGCTTCTGCTCTATACACTAATAAAACCACAAGCTATACTCCATACACCAAGACATTATCTCCAACCTATTCTGTTTCACCCCAAGAGACAACATTAACATACAGCGATGAAACAACCACTTTCTACGTAACATCTACTGTCTACTCTACCTACTGGTTCACTCCCTCCCCATCAGCTATCATTACTAGCTCACCAACTACTAGTCCTGCTACTCTGACCACATCCACAAACGAATACACTACCACTTATTCGGATACAGACACCACTTACACTTCTACTCTAACCTCCACCTATATAATCACTCTGTCTGCGGAGTCCGCCAATGAAAAAGCAGAAAAGGTTACCACAAGCGTCACAGAAATTGCATCTACCATAACTGAATCTGGTAGTACTTACACTTCTACTCTAACCTCCACCTATATAATCACTCTTTCTGGGGAGTCCGCCAATGAAAAAGCAGAAAAGGTTACCACAAGCGTCACAGAAATTGCATCTACCGTAACTGAATCTGGCAGTACGTACACTTCTACCATAACTTCCACTTTGCTGGTTACGGTGCATAATTCTTATACCAGTGTCACTACTGCAACTTCTGTGGATAGAAACGCTGACTCTAATGTCGATGCTTTAGAAAAATTAGTATCTGCTGAGAAGCAATCCCAAGCGTTTAAAAGCACATCAACCAATGAGGATTATTGCAGTGCGGCCACTAAGTATGTTACAGTTACTGCTGCTCCATCTACCCAACTTGTGACTACTACCGCGGAACCAATTGTTAAATATATTACTGTAACTGCTGATGCTGGTAACATTACAGGCTCCACCAACAATGGTACTCACATTTGA
- the SMKI06G2740 gene encoding uncharacterized protein (similar to Saccharomyces cerevisiae YPL162C; ancestral locus Anc_8.686), with product MHTSEGKDTCQLLGPVSLFVQTLMGMTAVAVLLIKRNYEHPRRKMIVWSYDIGKQIIGSLGIHFLNLGISILKRRHKLLFPSAANGHDDEDQCDWYFLNLLLDTTVGIPILWFCLYVIENVLKSLHFQNIESGNYFPSKAVRNNSRKPLFSAFVKQLLIFIVGLGVMKFCVFLILNYLEDWAYWFADLILGWSDSWPNLQVFLVMFIFPILLNCFQYFCVDNVIKLHSESLTLTNAENFETNTFLNDGIPDLSEDSTYANTEVPNKDNNISSYGSII from the coding sequence atGCATACTTCTGAAGGAAAGGATACATGCCAGTTGTTGGGGCCCGTGTCTCTCTTTGTTCAAACATTGATGGGTATGACAGCAGTAGCTGTACTATtgatcaaaagaaattatgaGCATCCAAGGAGAAAGATGATAGTGTGGAGTTATGACATCGGAAAACAGATAATCGGTTCCCTGGGAATccatttcttgaatttaGGTATTAGCATactaaaaagaagacataAGTTACTTTTTCCGTCTGCCGCCAATGGgcatgatgatgaagatcaATGCGATTGGTATTTCCTTAATTTACTACTAGATACCACTGTTGGGATTCCCATTCTTTGGTTTTGTTTATACGTAATTGAGAATGTGTTAAAGTCTTTACATTTCCAAAATATTGAAAGCGGTAATTATTTTCCATCGAAGGCCGTTAGGAATAATTCTAGAAAACCCTTGTTCTCTGCCTTCGTGAAACAACTACTTATATTCATTGTCGGATTAGGGGTGATGAAGTTCTGCGTGTTTTTAATACTAAATTACCTAGAGGACTGGGCCTATTGGTTTGCGGATCTTATTCTTGGCTGGTCAGACTCCTGGCCGAACCTGCAAGTTTTTCTGGTGATGTTTATCTTCCCGATATTATTGAATTGCTTCCAGTACTTTTGTGTCGACAACGTCATAAAGTTGCACTCAGAAAGTCTAACGCTAACCAATGCagagaattttgaaacaaacACATTCCTTAATGACGGAATTCCTGATTTATCGGAAGACTCGACATACGCAAATACTGAAGTGCCTAATAAGGACAACAACATTTCTAGCTATGGCAGCATAATATAG